The DNA segment TGGGCCAGGTTTACCCCGTTGCCAAGGGCCATCACGCGTGCGCGCAAGGCGTCATTGGCAATGATTTTGTCACCGGGGCGAAAGCAGCGGTCGAAACTGCGGATAATATCTTTCACAAAAGTACTGAAGGCCACCGGATCATACTTCGGCTTGGCCGGTAACGCCATGGCGGTAATCACACCGGCAATGGTGGCATGCACTCCGGCCAGGTGAAACTCATACCAGAGTAATATCCCCACAAATACATAAGCCGGAGAGCGGCGTACGCCCGCCGCTTTCAACAGCCACATAATCACGATAAGGCTGCCCGCTGCAATCAGCGCCGCAATATTCACCTGTTCGGTATACCAGATCGCAATCACCAGAATTGCGCCCAGGTCATCCACAATCGCGAGGGCCACCAGAAAGGTCACCACTGCGCGGGGCACACGATTGCCCAGCAGCGCAATACAGCCCACAGCAAAAGCGATATCCGTGGCCATGGGGATGCCCCAACCGCGCTCTCCCGCGCCGCCGACATTAAAGGCGCCGTAAATCATGGCCGGCACCAGCATACCCCCAATCGCCGCCATTACCGGCAGGACCGCCTGGCGCAGATCGGACAGCTCGCCCACCATGAATTCACGCTTTAACTCCAGGCCCACGAGGAAGAAAAAGATGGCCATCAGACCATCGTTGATCCAGTGGTGCAGGGAAAGGGAGAACACCCAGTCCCCGGCATTGAGGCTGATCGGCATATACAGCAGGTGCTTGTAGCCCTCCTGCAGAGGGGAATTGGCGATAATCAGTGCCGCCAGCGCAGAAAGCATCAGTAAAATGCCACTGCTGCTTTGGCGATGGATAAATTCCTCAAAGGGGGTCACCAGGCGCCCAAAGGCCCCTTCCAGGGGCGCCTCAAAGACTTTTCCCTTGCGAATCTTGAACTTATCCAAAATGCTTTTTGCCATTGGCTGACATCCTCTTTTGCCAGGTTTGGCCCCACAAAAACCAGGGCTGCTCTTCTACCTACCGGTGCCAGAGGTTAGCATGCCCCCTTTATCCTTAACCATCCTGTCAGGATTTCACAACCAGCCATGACCCGCCTGGACCAACTCCTTGTACAGCGCAACCTCGCCAATTCCCGCACCCACGCCAAAAAGCTGGTGGATGCGGGCAGGGTTCTGATTTCGGAGGGTGGCTCTCTAACACCCGCCCGCAAAGCGGGACAGTCCGTCAGTGCGCTCTGCACGCTGGAAGTCAGCCCCCTGCCAGAGGACCGGTTCGTCTCCCGCGCCGGTTTGAAACTGGCCGCGATTCTCGACCACACCGGGCTGAATCCCAAAGGCTGGGAGGCGCTGGATGTGGGCTGCTCCACCGGTGGTTTCAGTGACTGCCTGTTGCAGCGTGGTGCCGCCTCGGTGGTAGGGGTGGATGTGGGACAGGGCCAGTTGGCGCAGAAACTGCTCGACGATCCACGCATGCATTTATTCGAGGGGGTTAACGCCCGCCAACTGGCAGCTTCCCAAATGGCACCTTACGCAGACAACGGCTTCGACGCCATCGTGGTAGATGTTTCCTTTATTTCCCAATTGCTGATCCTGCCGCAGCTACCCCCATTGTTGAAACCCTCCGGACAACTGATAAGTCTGGTCAAACCCCAGTTCGAAGTGGGCCCCGCGGGCATCGGAAAACGTGGTCTGGTGCGCGATGCCAAACTCTACCGCCCAGTGCGTGAACGAATAACCCGTTTGATTCTTTCGCTGGGACTCGAAATCAGGGAATATATCGAGAGCCCGATTCAGGGCGGCGATGGCAACCGGGAGTTTTTACTGTGGGCAGTGCCTGCTTGAAAAGGCAGCCGGTTTTGAAACTGCGGTTTTTCCTTTGATTCACGCTTTAAAAGCCGTATGCGGCCAAAGCACATAACCCGAATTTAAGTGGCCTTAAATTTAAAGCATGGGTGAGACACGAAGAGAGAGGTGACCAGTTCAGGCCGCATAATACTGAACTGCGACTTAGAGTGAAACTCAAAAAGTGCACAATTCCCACTTTGCTGCCAACTTCAATATCACAGAGAATTACGATACCTATTAAGCGGATAGCAATAAGCTTAAGCGGATAGCAATAAGCCATACCAGTTTTAAATTTCATGGAATATGCGTGAAGTCCATAAAAAAGCCTCAAACGGGCCTGATGGGTCTTTTTCCCTGTCACGAAAAGGTCTTTCTCGCAGTGAAATTCGTTCTACGCCTCCCCCCGGGGGGAGGCGTCGACAGGTTCCCGCGTTAGAGTGGAACAGCGATGAGAGGCAATTTGAGAGAACAGAATAATGAAAAAGCTGGTCAGCATGGTTGCCGCACTCTGTCTGGCAGGGTTGGGTGGTGCAGGGGCGACTGCCGCGGAAAAAGCGATGGCTGGGGCGCAGGTGGATCCTTTCTGGCGCAATGCGAGCATCTATTTCCTGTTGCCGGATCGCTTTGCCAACGGCGATCCGGGCAACGACCGCGCTTACGGGCGCAAAGACGATGCCGAGCTGCTGCGGGGTTTTGCCGGTGGCGATCTCCGGGGTCTGCTCGACAAGCTGGAAGCTGGTTATTTTCGCGACCTGGGTGTAACCGCCCTGTGGATGTCCCCAGTAGTGGAGCAGGTGCAGGGTTACGATGATGGCGATGGCCGAACCTACGCGTATCACGGCTACTGGCCCCGCGATTGGACAGCGGTGGACGCCAACTTCGGCAATGAAGCAGACCTGCGCCGGGTGATCGAAACCGCCCACCGCCAGGGCATCCGTGTATTACTGGATGTCATTTTGAACCATACGGGCCCGGTCACCAAGCGGGACCCCCTGTGGCCCGCGGCCTGGGTGCGCACCACACCGGTGTGCGACTGGAACAACTTTGCCGGTAATGTTCACTGTGCCCTCACCAGCAATCTGCCGGATATCCGCACAGACAGCGAGCAGCCGGTGGATCTGCCCCCGCACCTGGTGGCCAAATGGCGCAGAGAGGGGCGCCTGCAGCGGGAACAGCGCGAATTGGACGCATTCTTTGCGCGCACCGGTTACCCGCGCGCGCCCAAGTATTACATCGTCAAGTGGCTCACAGACTGGGTGCGGGAATACGGAGTGGACGGTTTCCGTGTGGACACGGCCAAGCATGTGGAACCGGAAATCTGGGCAGTACTGAAGAGAGAGGCCAGCCTGGCACTGGCACAGTGGAAAGCAGACAATCCGGATAAGAAGCTCGACGACCGCAGATTCTTTATGCTGGGGGAGGTCTACCATTTCGGCGTCGATGATTTCGGGCCCACCAAAGGCAGAGTGTACGACTTTGGCGACCGGCAAGTGGATTTCTTTGCCTATGGATTCGACAGCCTGATCAATATGGGCTTTGCCCAGCACGCTGCACAATCCCCGCAAGCTATATTTTCACGCTACTCTTCCGCCCTGCACGGAGGCGCCCTGGATGGACTGGGCGTACTCAACTACCTGGGCTCGCACGACGATCACCACTCTTTCGACCGCGAGCGCAAACAACCCAGGGCGGCGGCCCTCAAATTGATGCTGGCGCCGGGCGCTGCGCAGATCTATTACGGCGATGAAATTGCCCGGCCGATGATTGTGAAAAATGCCGGCGGCGATGCCTCTATGCGCAGTTTGATGAACTGGCAAGACCTGGAGCGCAAAACTACCCAGGCACTGCTCGACCACTGGCGCAAACTGGGGCAGTTCCGTCGCGCCAATCTGGCACTGGGGGCCGGCGAACACAGCAAGCTGGCGGATCAACCCTACACCTTCTCACGCACTCTGGAGGGGGAACCCCCGGTACTGGTCGCCCTCGGCGTTGAAACCGGCAAAAAATCCCTACCGGTGTACGGCCTGTTTGCCGATGGCACCCTGCTCAAGGACTACTACTCCGGCACTGAGAGCCCGGTGGTCCAGGGGCGCGTTCATTTCGACACGGACAGCGACCTGCTTCTGCTGGGCGTCACTCCGGAACGGGAATAATCCGGCCGCTTGAGTTCGGCAACCACCCAGGTTGCCGGGTGCCATGTCGCTGCAGTGCATTACCGGGGACAGATCGCCGTTGTTCCAGGCACGGATGTGCTGCAACCAGAAACCGGATTCTGCCTGAGTAGCCATTTGAATCCCCTGACCATTAAAAATCAGGAGAGTAAATAAATCCGATTGGTCTTTCAGGTGGGGGGGACTTGATCGCTTACATTTTAATCAAATGCTGCGAGGTGCCGGCCTTCCACCGGCTCGGGGCAATCGCCCTTGGCACCGTTTCCCCGCGAATCAGGCAGAGTGTGTCGCGGTCGTGTCGTGCCATTGGATACCCCCCGCAGGGTTACTCTGCCCCGCACTACGGGAGGCT comes from the Microbulbifer sp. MI-G genome and includes:
- a CDS encoding alpha-amylase family glycosyl hydrolase — protein: MKKLVSMVAALCLAGLGGAGATAAEKAMAGAQVDPFWRNASIYFLLPDRFANGDPGNDRAYGRKDDAELLRGFAGGDLRGLLDKLEAGYFRDLGVTALWMSPVVEQVQGYDDGDGRTYAYHGYWPRDWTAVDANFGNEADLRRVIETAHRQGIRVLLDVILNHTGPVTKRDPLWPAAWVRTTPVCDWNNFAGNVHCALTSNLPDIRTDSEQPVDLPPHLVAKWRREGRLQREQRELDAFFARTGYPRAPKYYIVKWLTDWVREYGVDGFRVDTAKHVEPEIWAVLKREASLALAQWKADNPDKKLDDRRFFMLGEVYHFGVDDFGPTKGRVYDFGDRQVDFFAYGFDSLINMGFAQHAAQSPQAIFSRYSSALHGGALDGLGVLNYLGSHDDHHSFDRERKQPRAAALKLMLAPGAAQIYYGDEIARPMIVKNAGGDASMRSLMNWQDLERKTTQALLDHWRKLGQFRRANLALGAGEHSKLADQPYTFSRTLEGEPPVLVALGVETGKKSLPVYGLFADGTLLKDYYSGTESPVVQGRVHFDTDSDLLLLGVTPERE
- the nhaA gene encoding Na+/H+ antiporter NhaA, producing the protein MAKSILDKFKIRKGKVFEAPLEGAFGRLVTPFEEFIHRQSSSGILLMLSALAALIIANSPLQEGYKHLLYMPISLNAGDWVFSLSLHHWINDGLMAIFFFLVGLELKREFMVGELSDLRQAVLPVMAAIGGMLVPAMIYGAFNVGGAGERGWGIPMATDIAFAVGCIALLGNRVPRAVVTFLVALAIVDDLGAILVIAIWYTEQVNIAALIAAGSLIVIMWLLKAAGVRRSPAYVFVGILLWYEFHLAGVHATIAGVITAMALPAKPKYDPVAFSTFVKDIIRSFDRCFRPGDKIIANDALRARVMALGNGVNLAQSPLQRMETRLHIPVGFLIIPIFALANAGIPFDSFTSSAAVVNPVTLGVIAGLVLGKLVGIVGATWIGWKLGWGRLPKSASFQHIVGVALLGGIGFTMSIFIAELAFSRQYDLLIQAKAGILLASVIAGIAGFLVLRNAPVSEEFEPGLEQDQRETDDGAV
- a CDS encoding TlyA family RNA methyltransferase — its product is MTRLDQLLVQRNLANSRTHAKKLVDAGRVLISEGGSLTPARKAGQSVSALCTLEVSPLPEDRFVSRAGLKLAAILDHTGLNPKGWEALDVGCSTGGFSDCLLQRGAASVVGVDVGQGQLAQKLLDDPRMHLFEGVNARQLAASQMAPYADNGFDAIVVDVSFISQLLILPQLPPLLKPSGQLISLVKPQFEVGPAGIGKRGLVRDAKLYRPVRERITRLILSLGLEIREYIESPIQGGDGNREFLLWAVPA